The following DNA comes from Janthinobacterium sp. TB1-E2.
TCGTCAAGGTATTCGTGGCGCTCTTGATGTCCTTGCCATCGACGGTCAGCAACGCATCCTGCGCGGCGGCCGTCTGCTGCAGGCCCTTGCCGGCGCCGGGCGCATAGCTGAGAAAATTGCTGACGGCCGCGTCGCCGGACACGCTGATGCGCATGCTGCTGTCGGCGCCGCTCTTGCCATTGATGGCCAGCGAGTAGCCATCGGGGCCTTTGACGACGCTGGCGTCGACGCCCTGCTGTTTCAGGGCGGCGGCGATGCCGTCGAGGCTATTGTTGCTGCTGTCTATCGTCAGCGAAATGACCTTGCCGCTGCCGGGCGTAAATTGCTTGCCATCGGCCGTGCCCACTTCGATCTTGACCAGCGCGGGCGCGCCCGTGCCGATCGCCGCGCTCGACGATTTCTGCGCGCCGCTGAGCAGGGTCTGCCCCTGCGCCAGCTGCTTGACGTTCAGCTCATGGCTGCCGCTGGCGGCCTTGTCCGTGGTGGTGGCGCTCAGCACATCCTTGGCGCTCGACGTGGCCGACGTGGCCAGGCCGCTGCCGGCCATGTTCTTGGCCACGGTCTGGAATTTCGCCAGCGCCGATTGCAGCTGGCCCAGGCCCGAAAACTTGGCCTGGTCGCGCGCCAGGCTGGCGTTGAGCTTGACGACGCCCGTGTTCTGCGACTGCATCTGGCGCTCCACCTTCGCATACACATCGGCCGAGATATTGCCCTGCGTCGTCTGCTGCGTGTTGTTGGTGTAAGCCCTGCTGTTGATGGTCGAATTAAACATGGTAGGCGTTCCCGTCGGGTGTAAGGTCATGACACGCGGTTCAGGTCTTGACCGCGTGCTGCGCTAGAAACGGACGGCAGGCGCGCGTGGCGCGGCGGCATCCCTCTTCTGGTTGATAATTATGCAGTATTACCGGAATATCAAAACAGTGAACAGAACAAGTTTTTCCTGACTGCAAACCCATATGCACCATTCTAGCGCATTTCACTTGCCGCTTATCTCGTGCGCGCCT
Coding sequences within:
- the fliD gene encoding flagellar filament capping protein FliD, with amino-acid sequence MFNSTINSRAYTNNTQQTTQGNISADVYAKVERQMQSQNTGVVKLNASLARDQAKFSGLGQLQSALAKFQTVAKNMAGSGLATSATSSAKDVLSATTTDKAASGSHELNVKQLAQGQTLLSGAQKSSSAAIGTGAPALVKIEVGTADGKQFTPGSGKVISLTIDSSNNSLDGIAAALKQQGVDASVVKGPDGYSLAINGKSGADSSMRISVSGDAAVSNFLSYAPGAGKGLQQTAAAQDALLTVDGKDIKSATNTLTTAVEGATIELKKKGVTDLVIAKDSSQIATNVASFVTAYNELNSKLQSLQQGDLKSDTALGQVRSQMEQVLRTASTGVPASILSSAGVTLGKSGELVLDDKKLKAAIAADPDAVSKLFTNNGKGVADQFSSKIGELTGETSIIRKEVQTVGKDITTLTNKKAVLAKALTAQAQALIKAYSAQEQMGTNSALPGYTGKNSLFDFMA